In Vitis riparia cultivar Riparia Gloire de Montpellier isolate 1030 chromosome 19, EGFV_Vit.rip_1.0, whole genome shotgun sequence, the following proteins share a genomic window:
- the LOC117909276 gene encoding thioredoxin 1 — MATVLDSLAVPRSSALPSSAFAPIASSPVCFLSGRRGSMRLPEFSGLKIQPSLASRSVAAAGRSSRVGRRVGGVVCEAQETAVEVSAVIDATWQSLVLDADTPVLVEFWAPWCGPCRMIHPVINELAKQYTGKLKCYKVNTDESPSIATRYGIRSIPTVIIFKSGEKKEAIIGAVPKSTLTTSIEKFL, encoded by the exons ATGGCTACTGTTCTCGATTCCCTCGCGGTTCCTCGTTCCTCTGCTCTTCCTTCCTCTGCTTTCGCTCCGATTGCCTCCTCGCCAGTCTGCTTTCTCTCCGGCCGTCGGGGATCGATGAGGTTGCCGGAGTTCTCAGGTTTGAAGATCCAGCCGAGTCTCGCCTCTCGTTCAGTGGCTGCGGCGGGTCGGAGTTCGAGAGTAGGTCGCCGTGTTGGAGGAGTCGTGTGCGAGGCTCAGGAGACTGCTGTTGAAG TATCTGCTGTGATTGATGCAACCTGGCAGTCACTTGTTCTTGATGCTGACACCCCCGTTCTGGTTGAATTCTGGGCTCCATGGTGCGGTCCCTGCCGCATGATCCACCCAGTAATCAATGAACTGGCAAAGCAATACACTGGGAAGCTCAAATGCTACAAAGTGAACACTGATGAGAGCCCTTCTATTGCAACACGGTACGGGATCAGAAGCATACCAACTGTCATCATCTTCAAGAGCGGCGAGAAGAAAGAAGCAATTATTGGTGCTGTTCCCAAATCCACATTGACCACCAGCATCGAGAAATTCTTATAG
- the LOC117908055 gene encoding E3 ubiquitin-protein ligase RMA1H1-like: MALEQDFPELAAQHESDGDVSLQKKWKAISASEAASENSNGSFDCNICLDSAHDPVVTLCGHLYCWPCIYKWLHVQSTSPVTEQQQNCPVCKSNISHTSLVPLYGRGPSPSESEAKKLHVGPAIPRRPPAHGVHTLITTTTSASLNSHPSRHLHPNPFQSHSQHFPYPYGGYAATPTLTSVLNPTIGMFGEMVFSRMFGSSDTSLFAYPYPNTYPLMASANPRMRRQEMQLDRCLNRVSIFLFCCFILCLLSF, encoded by the coding sequence ATGGCCTTAGAACAGGACTTCCCAGAGCTTGCAGCACAACACGAATCTGACGGAGATGTTTCACTCCAGAAAAAATGGAAAGCCATCTCAGCTTCAGAAGCTGCCTCGGAAAATTCTAATGGCAGTTTTGATTGCAACATCTGCTTAGACTCTGCCCATGACCCCGTCGTCACCCTCTGTGGCCACTTGTACTGCTGGCCCTGCATATACAAGTGGCTCCATGTCCAGAGCACCTCCCCTGTTACAGAGCAGCAGCAGAACTGCCCCGTCTGTAAAAGCAACATCTCCCACACTTCACTAGTCCCCCTTTACGGCCGTGGCCCATCCCCATCTGAATCAGAAGCAAAGAAGCTCCACGTTGGCCCTGCTATACCCCGCAGGCCGCCAGCTCATGGGGTGCACACGTTGATAACTACGACTACTTCAGCCTCTTTGAACTCTCATCCAAGTCGGCATCTTCATCCTAATCCTTTCCAGTCACATTCACAACACTTTCCCTACCCTTATGGTGGTTATGCTGCCACTCCAACATTGACCAGCGTATTGAATCCAACTATTGGGATGTTTGGAGAGATGGTTTTCTCTAGGATGTTTGGGAGCTCAGACACAAGTTTGTTCGCCTATCCCTATCCGAATACTTATCCTCTGATGGCCAGTGCCAATCCTAGGATGAGAAGGCAGGAAATGCAGCTAGACAGATGTCTCAACAGAGTATCCATCTTTCTCTTCTGTTGCTTTATTCTTTGTCTTCTCTCGTTCTGA
- the LOC117909485 gene encoding expansin-A12 yields MFPIHFSSHFLWRFFFVVSVVLEGIGHGLADGWFDAHATFYGANQSPSTLGGACGYDNTVHAGFGVNTAAVSGALFRQGEACGACYLVMCNYWLDPKWCLRRATVTITATNFCPSNNNGGWCDPPRQHFDMSMPAFLRMARQGNEGIVPVLYKRISCKRRGGVHFTLKGQSNFNMVMISNVGGSGDVRAAWIRGSRTGTWVAMHRNWGANWQSSVDLRSQNLSFKLTLVDGKTLEFYNVVPSTWSFGQTFASENQFT; encoded by the exons atgtTTCCAATTcacttttcttctcattttctttggcgatttttctttgttgttagTGTGGTTTTGGAGGGGATTGGTCATGGGTTGGCCGATGGGTGGTTCGACGCTCATGCCACTTTTTATGGGGCCAATCAAAGCCCCTCCACCCTTG GAGGAGCTTGCGGATATGATAACACAGTCCATGCTGGGTTTGGAGTCAACACAGCAGCAGTGAGTGGCGCGTTGTTTAGACAAGGCGAGGCCTGCGGCGCCTGCTACCTGGTCATGTGCAACTACTGGCTCGACCCCAAGTGGTGTCTCCGCCGCGCCACTGTCACTATCACCGCCACCAACTTCTGCCCTTCCAACAACAACGGCGGCTGGTGTGATCCTCCTCGTCAGCATTTCGACATGTCCATGCCCGCCTTCCTTCGCATGGCTAGACAGGGCAACGAAGGCATAGTTCCAGTACTCTACAAAAG GATATCATGTAAAAGGAGGGGCGGAGTCCATTTCACATTGAAGGGACAATCGAACTTCAACATGGTGATGATCTCGAACGTGGGCGGTAGCGGAGACGTGAGGGCGGCGTGGATAAGAGGGTCGAGGACGGGGACATGGGTGGCCATGCACAGAAACTGGGGTGCAAACTGGCAGAGCAGCGTGGATCTTAGGAGCCAAAACCTTTCCTTCAAGCTCACTTTGGTCGATGGAAAGACACTGGAATTCTATAACGTCGTGCCTTCAACATGGAGCTTTGGACAGACTTTTGCTTCAGAGAATCAGTTCACTTAG
- the LOC117908420 gene encoding pentatricopeptide repeat-containing protein At4g21705, mitochondrial-like, which translates to MASSIFNRLKSNPHVSQTLISNVCSVRSVYTGRFANINLYSRISPLGTPNLSLVPVLDQWVEEGKKVRDVELDRIIRDLRSRKRYAQALEVSEWMSSKELCPFSPSARAVQLDLIGQVRGLESAENYFNNMSAEEKIDKMYGALLNCYVRERVVDKSLSHLQKMKELGFASTPLPYNGLMCLYINTDQFEKIPDVLSEMQENGISPDNFSYRLCINSYGARSDLNSMEKILEEMESKSHIRIDWMTYSMVANFYIKAGLNEKALIFLKKAETKLHKDPLGYNHLISLYASFGSKAEMMRLWERRKTASKKLINRDYITMLGSLVKLGELEDTEALLKEWESSGNCYDFRVPNTLLIGFYQKGLIEKAESMLRDIIEKGKTPTPNSWSIVAAGYIEKQNMEKAFECMKEAIAVLAENKGWRPKPKVISSILSWLGDNRDVEEVETVVSALKAVIPMDREIYHAQIRASIRAGKEVDGILDSMKADNIDEDEETRKILNLKHDKAE; encoded by the exons ATGGCTTCATCCATCTTCAACAGACTCAAATCAAACCCTCACGTCTCTCAAACCCTCATTTCCAATGTGTGCTCGGTCAGATCAGTTTACACTGGAAGGTTTGCCAATATAAACCTCTATTCCCGAATCAGCCCTCTCGGTACCCCCAATTTGAGTCTTGTTCCAGTGCTTGATCAATGGGTGGAGGAGGGGAAAAAGGTCAGAGACGTCGAGCTTGACCGCATTATTCGCGATCTCCGCTCCCGGAAGCGCTACGCGCAGGCCTTGGAG gtttcaGAGTGGATGAGTAGCAAGGAGCTCTGTCCATTTTCACCAAGTGCTCGTGCTGTGCAGTTGGATCTGATTGGTCAGGTCCGTGGGCTGGAATCTGCTGAGAACTACTTTAATAACATGAGTGCTGAAGAGAAAATTGACAAAATGTATGGCGCTCTGCTGAACTGTTATGTCAGAGAACGTGTCGTTGATAAGTCTCTCTCCCATTTGCAGAAGATGAAGGAGTTGGGTTTTGCTTCCACTCCTCTCCCCTACAATGGCCTTATGTGCCTCTATATAAATACCGACCAGTTTGAGAAAATCCCTGATGTGTTGTCAGAGATGCAGGAGAATGGTATATCCCCTGATAACTTCAGTTATAGACTCTGCATAAACTCTTATGGAGCACGATCTGATCTGAACAGCATGGAGAAGATCCTTGAAGAAATGGAGAGCAAATCCCATATTCGCATAGACTGGATGACTTATTCCATGGTGGCTAATTTCTACATAAAAGCGGGTCTTAATGAGAAGGCACTCATTTTTCTGAAGAAAGCTGAAACAAAGTTACATAAAGATCCACTTGGCTACAATCATTTGATTTCACTATATGCGAGTTTCGGGAGTAAAGCTGAGATGATGAGATTGTGGGAGCGTAGAAAAACTGCTTCTAAGAAGCTAATTAATCGAGATTATATAACCATGCTGGGATCTTTAGTAAAACTTGGTGAGCTCGAAGACACTGAGGCCTTGCTCAAGGAGTGGGAGTCATCTGGCAACTGTTATGATTTTCGAGTGCCTAATACACTTCTTATTGGGTTCTACCAGAAGGGGTTAATTGAAAAAGCTGAATCAATGCTTAGGGACATCATTGAGAAAGGGAAGACTCCAACTCCAAACAGTTGGAGTATTGTTGCAGCAGGCTATATTGAAAAGCAGAATATGGAGAAGGCCTTTGAGTGCATGAAGGAAGCCATAGCTGTGCTTGCAGAAAACAAAGGGTGGAGGCCCAAACCTAAAGTGATTTCAAGCATATTGAGCTGGCTTGGTGATAACAGAGATGTTGAAGAAGTAGAGACTGTTGTGAGCGCCTTGAAGGCAGTGATTCCAATGGATAGGGAAATATATCATGCACAGATTAGAGCAAGTATCAGAGCTGGGAAGGAAGTGGATGGAATTTTAGACAGCATGAAAGCTGATAACAtcgatgaagatgaagaaacaaGGAAGATCCTTAACTTAAAGCACGACAAAGCCGAGTGA
- the LOC117909622 gene encoding RNA-binding protein 25 codes for MAKDRNGDERREISEKEEENERKPKRKPRENSYSGSEEERNHNSTKKTKRNSKRKSRKRYSDEDSSPSSDADSKDSHSVSDSASESVTGSSESESGSESESEEERRRRKRRERKRRREREEERERKRRRREKDKRRRKREKEEERRKKKKKKKKEKEGAKKGAVTNSWGKYGIIRESDMWNKRPEFTAWLAEIKQVNLESLPNWEEKQMFKEFMEDHNTATFASKKYYNIDAYYRRKMEREMKKGSKKALVTERTVFNDEEQRRLELQRERERYKEAQVEELKRSMQSGMAQAMKEQAQLREEMAYQYKVGNSEAAAAIQRRLDPDVAM; via the exons ATGGCGAAGGATCGAAACGGAGATGAGAGGAGAGAAATCTCCgagaaagaagaggaaaacGAGAGGAAACCCAAAAGGAAACCGCGAGAAAATTCCTATTCCGGTTCCGAAGAAGAGAGAAACCATAACTCCACCAAGAAAACCAAGCGGAACTCCAAGAGGAAATCACGGAAGCGTTACAGCGACGAGGATTCGTCTCCTTCATCTGATGCCGATTCGAAGGATTCTCATTCGGTTTCAGATTCCGCGTCTGAATCTGTAACGGGGAGTTCGGAGTCGGAGTCGGGGTCAGAATCGGAGAGTGAGGAGGAGAGGAGGCGGAGGAAGAGGAGGGAGAGGAAGAGGAGGAGGGAGCGAGAGGAAGAGAGGGAGAGGAAGAGGCGGAGGAGGGAGAAGGAtaagaggaggaggaagagagagaaagaggaggagaggaggaaaaagaagaagaagaagaagaaggagaaggagggGGCAAAGAAGGGAGCGGTGACGAATTCGTGGGGAAAGTATGGGATTATTCGAGAATCAGATATGTG GAATAAACGACCAGAATTTACTGCATGGTTGGCTGAAATAAAACAG GTGAACCTGGAGAGTCTGCCTAACTGGGAGGAGAAGCAGATGTTCAAAGA ATTTATGGAGGACCATAACACAGCTACCTTTGCTTCCAAAAA ATATTATAATATTGATGCTTATTATAGACGAAAGATGGAAAGGGAAATGAAAAAAGGTTCCAAGAAAGCTCTGGTAACTGAACGTACTGTATTCAATGATGAAGAACAACGACG GTTAGAACTGCAACGAGAACGTGAAAGGTACAAGGAAGCACAAGTGGAAGAATTAAAACGCTCTATGCAGAGTGGAATG GCACAGGCAATGAAAGAGCAAGCTCAGCTCAGGGAAGAGATGGCTTACCAGTACAAAGTTGGCAACTCTGAG GCTGCAGCTGCCATCCAGAGAAGATTGGACCCAGATGTTGCTATGTGA